One part of the Tunicatimonas pelagia genome encodes these proteins:
- a CDS encoding FecR domain-containing protein has product MDYNNLLQKYLDGDCTPAEAQQLLSYFKSLPASHFDETMLRAWKKLQQDTPPPFANRYDLAERVVQQIRAERSPVPQTKRRWLRYAATISLLIMAGLVTWWLSRPQFVYRTTYGETKTIMLPDSSLVTLNANSVLAYSYQKEQGAREVSLQGEAFFQVKPLTASGVAVAFAVHTNNLEVEVLGTAFNVLHRHGGTEVVLEEGKVKVSNESQELMLDPGERIELKKGETQLTKQSIELAPYTSWRNNLLIFEQTSLRAIAQLLEDNYDYQIIFEDDAVAEKAFQGTFPVNDISILLKTLEKSVNVRYEEKTLYLSTKH; this is encoded by the coding sequence ATGGACTATAATAACCTGCTGCAAAAGTATTTAGATGGCGACTGCACCCCGGCAGAAGCTCAACAGTTACTTAGTTATTTCAAATCCCTTCCCGCTTCGCACTTTGATGAAACCATGCTTCGCGCCTGGAAGAAATTACAGCAAGATACTCCACCGCCTTTTGCCAACCGATACGACCTTGCCGAACGAGTAGTACAGCAAATACGGGCTGAGCGTAGTCCAGTACCTCAAACCAAACGACGCTGGCTGCGCTACGCTGCTACTATCTCACTTCTTATCATGGCTGGGTTAGTCACTTGGTGGCTATCCCGTCCTCAGTTTGTGTACCGAACCACCTACGGAGAAACTAAAACGATTATGTTGCCCGATAGCAGCTTGGTGACGTTGAATGCCAATTCGGTGTTAGCCTATTCTTACCAAAAAGAGCAGGGTGCTCGGGAAGTATCTCTTCAGGGCGAGGCTTTTTTCCAAGTTAAACCTCTAACGGCTAGTGGAGTCGCGGTAGCGTTTGCGGTGCATACCAATAACTTAGAAGTAGAAGTATTAGGAACGGCGTTTAATGTGCTGCATCGCCACGGAGGTACGGAGGTCGTTTTAGAAGAAGGTAAGGTAAAGGTTTCTAACGAGTCTCAAGAGCTGATGCTCGATCCCGGGGAAAGAATAGAGCTGAAGAAGGGCGAAACGCAGCTTACCAAGCAGTCAATTGAGCTAGCTCCCTACACTAGCTGGCGGAATAACTTACTGATTTTTGAACAGACTTCTCTCCGAGCAATTGCTCAACTTCTGGAAGACAACTACGATTACCAAATTATTTTCGAAGATGATGCCGTCGCCGAGAAAGCCTTCCAGGGAACTTTCCCGGTAAATGATATTAGTATCCTGCTAAAAACACTGGAGAAATCGGTCAACGTTCGCTACGAAGAAAAAACTTTATACCTCTCAACCAAGCATTAA
- a CDS encoding SusC/RagA family TonB-linked outer membrane protein, which yields MKHFTLLISIVWLSFLLGSATLAQEAVAVWSPPLSERALVQNETQIALKQVFDRLQQQYDIFLNYEIEVVANRKVSAKYLTSNGAHQNLERRLEQLLAPLDLKYEKLKPGYYVIYQPQKDIIPRIEKEEIHSDSEGKKRDNSLSRLARQSIVQGRLVEQTISGKVYDSENNEPLPGVNILAKGTTVGTVTDIDGAYRLTAPDEVSTLVFSSIGYTTQEVAINGRSELNVTLSADVQSLSEVVVVGYGTVRKSDLTGSVASVDGEAIREMPLTSLDQGLQGQAAGVQVVQASGQPGAVATVRIRGGNSLQGGNEPLYVIDGFPIYNGNGIANARGQNQGNNANNGPEVNPLAMLNPSDIESMEILKDASATAIYGSRGANGVVLITTKSGKRGKDQISFETYYGVQEVRKTIDVMNATQFAEMANEAYTNDGLDPIFSQEEIASLGEGTNWQDEIFRTAPIQNYQLTFSGGDEKTTYSVSGGYFSQDGIITNSYFTRLSARANLSRKINEKLTMGTHLTVNRGKSNVLQTSTDGGGNTGVVLGAIMMSPTLGIYEDEAQTRYTQTNSGILLPNPVATAREIDNISTTTRFLGDIYGEYEIIEGLTAKVSLGADILANKGDYYEPSFIYQGSGNGGRGRVSYLQSTTWLNENTLSYNKQLNEDHSINLLAGITFQGNRTEFVSASSQGFVTDALEQSNLQSGAIYNQPNTRTPEWGLLSYLGRVNYNLMGKYLFTFTGRLDGSSRFGEGNKYGFFPSGAIAWRAAEENFIQDLGVFDDLKLRASYGITGNQEIGLYNSLATLASNNYVFGGNLVTGFRPNRVPNPALQWERTAQFDVGLDMGFVQNRFRVTADYYHKKTTNLLFSANIPWTSGFNDALQNIGSVQNQGVELTLGADILTGPLIWTSSFNIAFNRNKVLDLGEVDFFFAGGSSGHLKVNNVSKVAVGEPIGSFFGYLSDGIFQNEGEVASSAQPNAQPGDRRYRDLNNDGQITAEGDRTIIGLAQPDFFGGWTNNFQWNGFELNVFTQWNYGNDILNYNRFELELPTGGQNISADMVNRWTPQNPSTEFPRATRQRAILFSDRQLEDGSFLRIKTLTFAYNFPGLQSERIGGLRLYFTAQNLLTFTEYTGFDPEVSRYGATNLNLGEDYGVYPVAKTYMLGLSLTLN from the coding sequence ATGAAGCACTTTACCTTACTAATTAGTATCGTGTGGCTGAGCTTTTTGCTTGGTTCTGCCACATTGGCTCAGGAGGCGGTGGCCGTCTGGAGTCCGCCATTATCCGAGCGGGCGTTGGTTCAAAATGAGACCCAAATAGCTCTCAAGCAAGTATTTGATCGCCTACAGCAGCAGTATGACATTTTTCTCAATTACGAGATAGAAGTAGTTGCTAACCGAAAGGTCAGTGCTAAGTACCTCACCAGCAATGGGGCTCATCAAAACTTGGAGAGACGGCTGGAGCAGCTTCTCGCTCCACTAGACTTAAAGTATGAGAAACTAAAGCCGGGCTACTACGTGATATACCAGCCCCAAAAAGATATAATTCCCCGAATAGAAAAAGAAGAAATCCATTCCGACAGTGAAGGAAAAAAGCGGGATAATAGTCTCTCAAGATTAGCTCGCCAATCAATTGTTCAGGGCCGATTGGTGGAGCAGACCATTAGTGGTAAGGTGTACGATAGTGAAAATAATGAACCCTTACCCGGAGTTAATATTTTAGCCAAAGGAACGACCGTAGGTACCGTCACTGATATTGACGGAGCGTATCGACTCACGGCTCCTGATGAGGTAAGTACCTTGGTTTTTTCTTCTATTGGCTACACCACGCAAGAAGTGGCAATTAACGGACGTAGCGAACTGAATGTCACCCTATCGGCTGATGTACAAAGTTTATCGGAGGTGGTTGTAGTTGGCTACGGTACGGTAAGAAAGAGCGACCTCACAGGTTCGGTAGCGTCGGTAGATGGCGAGGCCATTCGGGAGATGCCCCTTACTTCTCTCGATCAAGGGTTACAAGGGCAAGCGGCTGGGGTACAAGTAGTACAAGCATCTGGTCAGCCCGGAGCCGTAGCCACGGTACGGATACGAGGGGGGAACTCCTTACAAGGGGGAAACGAACCGCTGTACGTTATCGATGGATTTCCAATCTACAACGGAAATGGTATCGCTAATGCCCGAGGTCAAAATCAAGGAAATAATGCCAATAATGGACCCGAAGTTAACCCGCTAGCGATGCTTAATCCTAGTGACATTGAGTCGATGGAAATATTGAAGGATGCCTCGGCTACCGCAATCTACGGCTCGCGGGGTGCCAACGGAGTAGTGCTGATCACCACCAAAAGTGGTAAGCGCGGTAAAGACCAGATTAGCTTTGAAACATACTACGGAGTACAAGAAGTACGAAAAACGATTGATGTGATGAACGCTACTCAGTTTGCGGAAATGGCGAATGAGGCATATACCAACGATGGGCTCGATCCTATTTTTTCTCAAGAAGAGATTGCCTCATTGGGTGAAGGTACTAATTGGCAGGACGAAATTTTCCGTACCGCTCCTATTCAAAATTACCAGCTTACGTTCTCCGGGGGTGACGAAAAAACGACGTACTCAGTTTCGGGAGGATATTTTTCCCAAGACGGAATCATTACGAACTCTTACTTTACCCGTTTATCAGCCCGAGCCAATCTTAGCCGAAAAATTAACGAAAAGCTAACGATGGGAACCCACCTCACCGTAAATCGGGGAAAGTCTAATGTACTGCAAACCTCTACCGACGGCGGTGGAAATACCGGCGTAGTGTTAGGAGCCATTATGATGTCGCCCACGCTGGGCATCTACGAAGATGAAGCGCAAACTCGCTACACCCAAACGAATAGCGGCATTCTATTACCCAATCCGGTGGCTACGGCTCGGGAGATTGATAATATTTCTACCACTACCCGCTTTTTGGGAGACATTTACGGCGAATACGAAATTATTGAAGGTCTCACGGCTAAAGTTTCGTTGGGAGCGGATATTCTGGCGAACAAGGGCGACTACTACGAACCGTCGTTCATTTATCAGGGAAGTGGAAATGGCGGACGCGGACGTGTGAGTTACCTCCAGAGCACCACCTGGCTTAATGAAAATACGCTATCGTACAACAAGCAGCTAAACGAAGACCATTCCATTAACTTACTGGCGGGAATCACCTTTCAGGGCAACCGAACGGAGTTTGTGAGTGCCAGTTCGCAGGGCTTTGTTACTGATGCATTGGAGCAGAGCAACTTACAGAGTGGAGCAATTTACAATCAACCGAATACGCGCACTCCCGAGTGGGGACTGCTATCGTATCTGGGTCGGGTTAACTACAACCTCATGGGAAAATATCTATTCACTTTCACCGGACGGCTGGATGGTTCATCGCGCTTTGGTGAAGGAAATAAATACGGGTTCTTCCCATCGGGAGCGATAGCCTGGCGAGCGGCTGAAGAAAACTTCATTCAGGACTTGGGAGTGTTTGACGATTTGAAGCTACGGGCGAGTTACGGTATTACGGGTAACCAGGAGATTGGTCTTTATAATTCACTAGCAACGCTTGCTTCCAACAATTATGTATTCGGCGGAAATCTAGTGACGGGCTTCCGGCCTAATCGGGTACCCAATCCCGCATTGCAGTGGGAGAGAACCGCTCAGTTTGACGTTGGTTTGGACATGGGGTTTGTGCAGAACCGATTTCGGGTTACGGCTGACTACTACCACAAGAAAACGACTAATCTGCTGTTTAGTGCCAATATCCCTTGGACGAGTGGTTTCAACGATGCCCTGCAAAACATTGGTAGCGTGCAGAACCAAGGGGTTGAACTTACTTTAGGGGCGGATATTTTAACCGGTCCTCTCATCTGGACATCTAGCTTCAACATCGCTTTTAACCGAAACAAAGTGCTGGATTTGGGCGAAGTGGACTTTTTCTTTGCGGGAGGCAGCAGTGGTCACTTAAAAGTGAACAACGTTTCTAAAGTAGCCGTGGGCGAACCGATTGGCTCCTTCTTTGGCTACCTATCGGACGGTATCTTCCAGAATGAGGGCGAGGTAGCCAGCAGTGCTCAGCCCAACGCTCAACCGGGCGACCGACGCTACCGCGATCTGAACAACGACGGTCAGATTACTGCCGAAGGCGACCGCACGATAATTGGATTAGCCCAGCCAGATTTCTTCGGTGGCTGGACTAATAATTTCCAATGGAATGGCTTTGAACTCAACGTATTTACCCAGTGGAACTACGGCAACGATATTCTGAACTATAATCGGTTTGAACTGGAGCTTCCCACCGGAGGGCAAAACATATCGGCTGATATGGTAAACCGATGGACGCCACAGAATCCTAGCACTGAGTTTCCCCGGGCTACCCGGCAGCGAGCGATTCTGTTTTCTGACCGCCAGTTAGAAGATGGCTCCTTCTTACGAATTAAAACACTCACCTTTGCCTATAATTTCCCCGGTTTGCAGTCGGAGCGAATTGGTGGTCTGCGGTTGTACTTCACTGCTCAGAATCTCCTCACTTTTACCGAATACACTGGCTTCGATCCGGAAGTGAGCCGCTACGGAGCCACCAACTTAAATTTGGGGGAAGACTACGGAGTTTATCCGGTCGCCAAAACGTACATGCTGGGATTAAGCCTCACACTGAACTAA
- a CDS encoding alanine/glycine:cation symporter family protein: MRKPLLLTISLLFIQLYSFGQATEEKSIDETIDSLFTPISNFATSIIFYPLLTIRGVEIPFILLWLIIGAVFFTFYLNFINIRGFKTAIDIVKGKYTNADDPGEVTHFQALATALSGTVGLGNIAGVAVAISMGGPGATFWMIIFGLFSMSSKFVECALGVKFRDEHADGTVSGGAMYYLRKGLAQKGMGRLGVFLAGFFAVMAIGASFAGGNMFQVNQAAEQVIGITGGQDTFIGQQTWAFGLIIAVLVGIVIIGGIQSIARVTEKIVPFMCGVYIIAAIAVILVNIEQIPEAFAKIVEGAIGGNAMAGGLIGTLIVGMQRATFSNEAGVGSAAIAHSAVKTSEPVTEGFVASLEPFVDTVVVCTMTALVIVISGLYEGETDGISLTSNAFATVISWFPYVLAIAVLLFAFSTMISWSYYGVKAWTYIFGDSPISVIAYKVIFCGFIVIGASVNLTPVIGFSDGMLFAMSLPNILGCYILAPLVKKDMQSFLTRIKSGKIEVYD, encoded by the coding sequence ATGAGGAAACCCCTACTACTAACCATTAGCCTATTATTCATTCAACTATATTCTTTCGGACAAGCCACCGAAGAGAAAAGTATTGATGAGACGATTGACTCCTTATTTACGCCCATATCAAATTTTGCTACATCCATTATCTTTTATCCGCTGCTGACTATCCGTGGTGTAGAGATTCCTTTTATACTGCTCTGGCTAATTATTGGAGCAGTATTCTTCACATTTTACCTCAATTTCATCAATATTCGGGGGTTCAAAACAGCCATCGATATTGTAAAAGGTAAGTATACCAACGCCGATGATCCGGGCGAGGTAACGCACTTTCAGGCACTGGCAACGGCTCTTTCGGGCACTGTAGGTTTGGGGAATATTGCCGGAGTGGCCGTGGCAATTTCTATGGGTGGTCCGGGAGCTACCTTTTGGATGATCATCTTTGGTCTGTTCAGTATGTCATCTAAGTTTGTAGAATGCGCTTTGGGGGTTAAGTTTCGGGATGAACATGCCGACGGTACGGTTTCCGGTGGGGCAATGTACTACCTACGCAAAGGTTTAGCCCAGAAAGGAATGGGTCGGTTGGGAGTTTTCTTAGCGGGTTTCTTCGCTGTTATGGCAATTGGGGCATCTTTTGCTGGTGGTAACATGTTCCAGGTCAATCAAGCGGCTGAACAGGTCATTGGTATTACGGGCGGACAAGACACTTTTATTGGGCAGCAAACCTGGGCGTTTGGTTTAATCATTGCCGTACTGGTCGGAATTGTGATAATCGGTGGTATCCAAAGTATTGCCCGAGTTACGGAAAAGATCGTTCCGTTTATGTGTGGCGTCTATATTATTGCTGCCATTGCCGTTATTTTAGTAAATATTGAACAGATACCCGAGGCTTTTGCTAAAATCGTAGAAGGGGCAATAGGCGGGAATGCAATGGCCGGAGGACTAATCGGTACATTGATTGTTGGAATGCAACGAGCCACTTTCTCAAACGAAGCCGGGGTAGGCTCGGCGGCCATCGCCCACTCAGCCGTAAAAACCAGTGAGCCGGTTACCGAGGGGTTTGTAGCTTCATTAGAGCCTTTTGTTGATACGGTAGTGGTATGTACCATGACCGCACTGGTCATTGTAATATCTGGATTGTACGAAGGAGAAACTGATGGTATCTCTTTAACATCCAATGCTTTTGCTACCGTAATTAGCTGGTTTCCCTACGTATTAGCTATAGCCGTACTTCTCTTCGCATTCTCTACTATGATTTCCTGGTCGTACTACGGAGTAAAAGCCTGGACATATATTTTTGGTGACTCTCCTATTTCGGTTATCGCCTATAAAGTGATATTCTGTGGGTTTATTGTGATTGGAGCTTCAGTAAACTTAACCCCAGTAATTGGTTTTAGCGATGGAATGCTATTTGCCATGTCGCTTCCTAATATTCTAGGTTGCTATATTCTAGCCCCACTGGTGAAGAAAGATATGCAATCGTTTTTAACTAGAATCAAAAGCGGAAAAATAGAAGTTTACGATTAA
- a CDS encoding glycosyltransferase, producing MAWTAISREYYVINSEADRSIYHQHLGIPNHKLVSLPYGDFSSADIEDEEVRAQVGSYYFAGGFTNRDYASLIDAFRELNQKLVIVGSHLNRDLQVELPSNVQVLRDIPKKQFNTLIKNAKACILPLKEETGASGQMVLLSYMKQAKAVIVPHMQITHEYLDEGTSALFYSNAQKEIPSIIRYLDQDERKIVDLGIAANKQYNRDLGGDTIKEKLYKIVTDNLPQSAIEIKTEEKALGKEDYVY from the coding sequence ATGGCCTGGACGGCTATCAGCAGAGAGTACTATGTCATTAATTCTGAGGCCGACCGCTCTATCTATCACCAGCATTTAGGTATTCCTAATCATAAGTTGGTATCCTTGCCCTACGGTGATTTTTCTTCAGCAGATATTGAAGATGAAGAAGTTAGAGCGCAGGTAGGCTCTTACTATTTTGCCGGAGGGTTTACCAACCGCGATTATGCTTCTCTGATTGATGCCTTCCGAGAACTAAATCAGAAATTAGTGATTGTTGGCTCTCATTTAAATAGAGATTTACAGGTAGAATTACCGTCAAATGTGCAAGTACTTCGCGATATACCTAAAAAGCAATTTAATACGTTGATAAAAAATGCGAAAGCCTGCATTTTACCGCTAAAAGAAGAAACTGGTGCTTCGGGCCAAATGGTACTTTTAAGCTACATGAAGCAAGCCAAAGCAGTTATTGTACCCCATATGCAAATTACCCACGAATATTTGGACGAAGGCACTTCCGCACTCTTCTACAGTAATGCCCAAAAAGAAATACCCAGTATTATACGCTATCTAGATCAAGATGAAAGAAAGATCGTAGACTTGGGAATTGCCGCCAATAAGCAATACAACCGCGATTTGGGCGGGGATACCATCAAAGAAAAGTTGTACAAAATAGTAACGGATAACCTACCCCAATCTGCCATTGAAATCAAGACAGAAGAGAAAGCTTTGGGGAAGGAAGATTATGTGTACTAA
- a CDS encoding WG repeat-containing protein, with amino-acid sequence MKLNCVTTFFSPFLTICLRASLSFLLLGNIGCQSTRSALKAMQEQQWEKAQTTLEKQLANPKDSLHADVYYAYSLLYTDSLFTGYSVDSAYQYILLSSQDYRNTPPKEQTKLAQAIPLTDSLLLQQKRRIDSLAFAEAKEELTVQAYQSFLDQHTDAPQRIEAVRLRNQLAFEATQQLDTYQAYREFMNTYPEAEQYSQAEERFNTLAFQAQTKTGNLASYYQFLEAFPQSPYRLQAEQSIFSITTANNSLVSYASFTRDFPQSKLARKAVNWLYHLYQESHPADSFFITLADLPFLDSLQQAEKSESRFLLPYLDDEFGFIDASGQTAIAPRFTSVLPAYLCSGVQTSLVFGVNNEELHLLTKDGKIVRSLPIESNELESVQELGGGLLWVSMGGSGVLLHASGEVVIPLSENVTEVELLPGTDLPYQFIKYQASGQWGLKTFTGTTLLSPTYDDITEYGEFIAVEKEGKLAVTNRVTLIEQAENPTFRAEFRYEDVALLDQNYLLAFTSEFETVLDTALTEVVPLKKHTVLHRASLNNKDIFLLRTSEEKTRVENDSLITEQTLRYSLYPPENAGLPSTFSQAYYNDQWLALKHDQQYWLLSSDSTQFSSTTYDSVKILSEHFAFTVPKDSKPTDSVTLLIADEQPILIPLPKRNNENITFRLLRTQGVAPTGLVEESLLVSQPEQPALLLTQAGDTVLSANVDRALSYPDGIYVIEQKGKRGVIDRLGNELVPVRYQRIGNYQPEGLLSLFNRKKFGVYHPRTGVIIEPAYESVLKYYSVVIQDSVPTPLYIAQKDGKFGVIDAKQKLLLPFAFQAVHYWNEQTALVQYEDQWHLYALAESPQRRLSFDEQNLQYNGIIEFSELSTTASEKLLKIYQQQGYGVLNNRQGEVLRASFDDIRLLPHPQTQEPVYLTEKYVSEAKLHIVIYMDTQGEIIFRQAYEPDAYDQLYCDQ; translated from the coding sequence ATGAAGCTGAATTGCGTCACTACTTTCTTTTCTCCCTTTCTAACGATATGCTTACGAGCCTCTCTTAGCTTTTTACTATTAGGAAATATCGGGTGTCAGAGTACCCGAAGCGCACTGAAGGCCATGCAAGAGCAGCAGTGGGAGAAAGCTCAAACTACGTTAGAAAAACAGCTGGCTAACCCGAAGGATAGTTTACACGCCGATGTCTACTATGCCTACTCTCTACTCTACACCGATTCGTTGTTCACTGGCTACTCCGTTGATTCAGCGTATCAGTATATCTTGCTATCCAGTCAAGACTATCGAAATACTCCTCCTAAGGAACAAACCAAGCTGGCTCAGGCCATTCCCCTAACCGATTCGCTGCTACTGCAACAGAAGCGCCGAATAGATAGTCTGGCGTTTGCAGAAGCAAAAGAAGAATTAACGGTGCAAGCGTACCAGTCATTTTTAGATCAGCACACTGATGCCCCGCAGCGAATTGAAGCCGTTCGTTTGAGAAATCAGTTAGCTTTTGAGGCAACCCAGCAACTAGATACGTACCAAGCCTACCGGGAATTTATGAATACCTATCCAGAGGCCGAACAGTATAGTCAGGCGGAAGAGCGGTTTAATACCTTGGCATTTCAGGCTCAAACCAAAACCGGGAACCTAGCGAGCTACTACCAATTTTTAGAAGCTTTTCCTCAGTCGCCGTATCGCTTACAGGCCGAGCAGTCGATCTTTTCTATCACTACTGCTAACAATAGTTTGGTAAGTTACGCTAGTTTTACTCGCGATTTTCCGCAAAGCAAGCTCGCCCGGAAGGCGGTTAATTGGTTGTACCATCTGTATCAAGAATCTCACCCGGCTGATTCCTTTTTTATCACGCTAGCTGATTTACCTTTTCTCGACTCGCTGCAACAGGCTGAGAAGTCTGAATCAAGATTCTTGCTTCCTTATTTGGATGATGAATTTGGATTTATTGATGCGTCGGGGCAGACGGCAATCGCTCCGCGTTTCACTTCGGTATTACCCGCGTACTTGTGTAGTGGCGTGCAGACTTCGCTGGTTTTCGGAGTTAATAATGAAGAACTGCACCTGCTTACTAAAGACGGAAAAATAGTTCGCTCACTGCCAATTGAGAGTAACGAATTGGAATCAGTTCAAGAATTGGGTGGTGGCCTGCTTTGGGTATCAATGGGTGGTTCGGGCGTATTGCTTCATGCCTCAGGGGAAGTCGTAATTCCGCTTTCAGAAAATGTAACTGAAGTAGAATTACTACCCGGTACCGACTTACCCTATCAGTTTATCAAGTACCAAGCTTCCGGTCAGTGGGGACTGAAAACATTTACGGGCACCACCTTGCTATCGCCGACTTACGATGATATTACTGAGTACGGAGAGTTTATAGCGGTGGAAAAAGAAGGAAAGTTAGCGGTTACTAATCGGGTAACCTTGATTGAACAAGCGGAAAACCCCACCTTCCGGGCAGAATTTCGGTACGAAGATGTAGCTCTTCTTGACCAAAACTACTTGCTGGCCTTCACTAGTGAATTTGAAACTGTGTTGGATACTGCCCTGACTGAAGTAGTGCCGCTGAAAAAGCATACGGTGTTGCATAGAGCGTCACTCAACAATAAAGATATTTTTCTACTCCGCACCAGCGAAGAAAAAACGAGGGTAGAGAACGACAGCCTAATTACGGAGCAGACTTTACGTTATTCACTTTATCCTCCAGAAAATGCCGGATTGCCCAGCACTTTTTCCCAAGCTTACTACAACGACCAGTGGTTGGCTCTAAAGCACGATCAGCAGTATTGGCTTCTTAGTAGTGACTCAACCCAGTTTTCATCAACAACCTACGATTCAGTTAAAATATTAAGCGAGCATTTCGCATTCACTGTTCCCAAAGACAGCAAGCCCACCGATAGTGTTACCTTACTCATTGCTGATGAGCAACCAATCCTGATTCCGCTCCCCAAAAGAAATAACGAAAATATTACGTTTCGTTTATTACGCACGCAGGGTGTTGCACCTACCGGTTTAGTAGAAGAATCTTTATTAGTCAGTCAGCCTGAGCAGCCAGCACTGTTGCTTACGCAAGCGGGAGATACCGTACTATCCGCCAATGTCGATAGAGCATTATCATACCCCGACGGGATATACGTAATTGAGCAGAAAGGCAAACGGGGAGTTATTGACCGCCTGGGCAATGAATTGGTGCCAGTTCGCTACCAACGTATTGGTAATTATCAACCCGAAGGGCTGCTTAGCCTATTCAATCGGAAGAAGTTTGGGGTATACCATCCGCGCACCGGAGTCATTATTGAGCCAGCTTACGAAAGTGTTCTGAAGTATTATTCGGTGGTAATTCAAGATTCGGTTCCTACTCCGCTCTACATCGCGCAAAAAGACGGGAAATTCGGAGTGATTGATGCTAAACAAAAGCTACTGCTTCCCTTTGCGTTCCAGGCAGTTCATTATTGGAACGAGCAAACAGCACTGGTTCAGTACGAAGACCAGTGGCACCTTTATGCGTTAGCCGAGTCTCCTCAACGCCGACTGTCTTTTGATGAGCAAAATCTACAGTACAACGGCATTATTGAGTTTTCAGAACTATCAACTACTGCTTCTGAAAAGTTGCTGAAAATCTATCAACAGCAAGGCTACGGAGTACTGAACAACCGGCAAGGAGAAGTGCTACGCGCCAGCTTTGATGATATTCGGCTGCTGCCTCACCCCCAAACGCAAGAACCCGTTTACCTAACGGAGAAATACGTATCGGAAGCGAAACTGCATATTGTTATTTACATGGATACTCAGGGAGAGATAATCTTCCGCCAAGCCTACGAGCCTGATGCTTACGATCAACTTTACTGTGACCAGTAA
- a CDS encoding RNA polymerase sigma factor, with protein MVRRELDTDLLFNRVAQGDERAYGSLVAQYSDQVYAYCLTFTKQAYYAEELTQEVFIRLWTYRHQLTQVESWDSYLYQVSKNAALRFMQRVAKEQQLRQEVFQHFSSQVTSDEPSNHHWLSQIQRAIQALPQRRRRAFMMSRLDGLTHAEIAAELNISPNTVKEHIVQAKKAIRRYLKVYGNLGFLLVLWRLFQ; from the coding sequence ATGGTAAGAAGAGAGCTAGATACAGACCTACTATTTAATCGGGTAGCTCAAGGAGATGAGCGGGCTTATGGCTCTCTGGTTGCCCAGTACTCCGACCAAGTATACGCTTACTGTCTTACGTTTACCAAGCAGGCATATTATGCTGAAGAACTCACCCAAGAAGTTTTTATTCGCTTGTGGACATATCGTCACCAACTTACCCAGGTCGAGTCTTGGGATAGTTACTTGTACCAGGTGTCTAAAAATGCGGCCTTACGTTTTATGCAACGAGTGGCGAAGGAACAACAGCTAAGGCAAGAGGTGTTTCAGCATTTTTCTTCTCAGGTAACCTCAGATGAGCCTAGTAATCACCATTGGTTATCTCAAATTCAGCGAGCCATTCAGGCATTACCCCAGCGCCGTCGTCGTGCCTTTATGATGAGTCGTTTAGACGGACTAACCCACGCTGAAATAGCAGCAGAGCTAAATATTTCTCCCAACACGGTGAAGGAGCATATTGTACAAGCCAAAAAAGCCATTCGTCGGTACCTGAAGGTATACGGTAACTTGGGGTTTCTATTGGTACTCTGGCGATTATTTCAATAA